The segment atcaggcggcggagggacgagcggatggaggcgcggcggcgacaggcggaaagagccgccagtacggaggagcacggccaagagagcgacgaggcgccgccacccccaccattccgggtggtgctgccgccgatgcagCCCCGGACCGACGAGGCGGAGACCGAGGGAACGCCGCCCCAGGCCACGGGCAAGCAGGCTACGAACCCAGAggccgagtggcagcggcggctgcagcaggccgaggaggaggaaggcgAGCTGTGGCAGCCTacgccaccggccgaggatgacgagggccccgagaggcggcagccgcaggccgaggaggagcagcaccagcagcagcagcaccagcagcagcagcagcagcaccagcagcagcagcagcagcaccagcagcagcaacagcagcaccagcaccagcagcaccagcagccgcatcaccagcagcaggggcaggagcagtggcagcagcaaccacagtggAGGGGACCGGAGGCGGCCGTAATGGGTCCGTATGTATCGCAGGAGGTGCGGACCGCCGTgcgccaggggatggtgtggcaccaccagaccctgcacatcacgtgggcctcggggcccgccccgagcgaagcccagccagaggccggcacccgggtgtgggaggagagtccacgcggcagcaacagcagggacccgcggaggagggaccccggacccgcccccacgacctcagcggcagcaatgccgacggcggaggcagcgatgcggactgcagaagcggcgaaggtgacagcagagacgcaggccgcggaaatggcgacggcggcccagccggcgacggcggtccagacagcgacggccgagacagcggcagaggcggcgacggcggcagcagagacgcagaccgcggaaaaggcgacggcggcccagacggcgacggccgaggcagcggcagaagccgagacgcgggccgcggaaacggcgacggcggtccagacagcgacggccgagacagcggcagaggcggcgacggcggcagcagagacgcagaccgcggaaacggcgacggcggcccagacggcgacggccgaggcagcggcagaagcagagacgcgggccgcggaaacggcgacggcggcgacagcaccgacggaggtggaactcgaggcgtgggagcgcggaccgtgggtgtggcccgcaccggagaggtcgacggcggccgagcgcccggctctgaagcgacaggcctcctgcccggagccctgtgcaggaccgaagcgaccggccctgcaacggcagagctcggcaccagcagccacggtccactggagggcgatcccgcgggaggagtggccggcggcGGTGATCCGCGCGCAGGCCCAGATTCGCCTCGTGGGTAGGAGGGTGAAGAAGCTGGTGAGCGAGCGGGGTACCCGGTACCGCATTGCGATGTCGGCCACGCGCACGGAGGTGTTCCGCGAGCACAAGTAAGGAAAAAAAGggggaaagaaaaaaaagagaaaatgaataaagagagaagaaaaagagaaaagtggaATACGTACGGGGGAGAGATATCGAGTGGATCGCCTAAGCACCCCCACACCTTATCGATAGGTGGGGATTCGGCCCCAGCCGGAAAATTGCAAGGGCTGCCAGCGCCGCCCGAGCAAAggcgccagagggcgccagggcgcCCGTAATCCCAGATGCCGTAAGGAGTGCGCGTAAAATGGGGCCGTTTGAATGAGGAAAGCACACTCCGTCGCAAGGTCGCGGAAAACGGGAGTATTCCGCTGCGGGAAGAAAGAGGGGggtgtgaggaaccgtggttcccacaggccgaattcgaccaaggcatagccggataaaggcggagggacggtcggataaaggctgatggctggctggataaggcgaaggtcagcccagatacccacggatagccggatgcggcgaagaggccaagggccccgagaggagaagtgtcccgctctcggagcaagagaaacgcgagaggcagaggagacggcgggatcgggccggcagcgatccgacgcatgaccaaataagggcatgggatcacgccaccggccaggccccgttacgaaggccgtggaaaccaggagacggcgatggaaaactaccaacgccgagccggggcccgtcaaggggctataaaaggaggctgcggcaacgaagcggctctcttttttccgtggagaagtgatcgcgcgcgcacgttgaaaccccgtcgaaacgtgagagtaatacccggtacggttcgaagaagtgcagtgaagcgaataacaacaggaagacaggccccgcctgcccccagagtgagtctaagttaagaggtgatccacagttgccggcggaagctaagaggggagtgcgagacgtagagtgcggatttgcgtggcgggccaaagcaatagcggaggtcaaactgccccaatcaacagcctcaacgctgccacacccgacgagagcccacgcgtggtggagatccatagataagctgaattgaagcatctagccctaagtcctaatataagtacgaataaagagagattcgattaaagaaaaggaaggtctaatcatttgtcgttgggggcaacaataaaaatacgttgcgacgaatcggccgaccgctgagcgagcccagcaaactcaagcgaaccaagaagcaggtccgttacagCATGTGTAGCCTAGAAgcctaaaacctttttttagacTAAATCCAACAAAAGCAGGAGTTTAAAATCAACCAGCCTAGTGAAAAATAGAGTCATTTAttgtataaaattatgtgggcatagCTGGGCGCTTTTTCTAGCTAGTAATTTTCGACGGAACATCAAAATTAAGCAATATAATATGGTTTCCATCCCAGGacggagaacgattaaccTTTTAAAGCCAAGGGggtaatgaaaatttaataacgttagcgcagttcaggtgaagGATATcgtgcttttttttttttagttagAACCAACATTGATGCAAAAACAATCTAAGCCAAGTATTTAAAAcaagccagtcaagtagaaaattgattcaaaaatcgtataaaattatgtgggcatggctgaATGTTccatctagctagtaatattccacggagtATCGAAATCAGTATATTTACGTATATTTTTAAATGAGaaggtatattttggtattttctgagggtcggacggtatatgtGATCAATGGATCAATCGGTCGAGTGATGCCAGATTTTGAGCGTCAAAATATGCTAGATTTCACAAAAAGCTAGAACaagctaaaaattaaaaaaaaggcTACAAAATAAGCCACAAATAAAACTGCACGTAGATATATAGATTTCTAATTGTGTTATCATTGCAATCCATATTTGTTAAATTTCAAAAGTATTTTAGTCGTATATATCaaacaattaaatatttctaaaacaAACCTTATACATAATATTAATATTGGTCTTAACGATATTCATTTGACTGAATACCCGTTCAGCATTTGACTACGGTAGACTTAAAATTACAATGGCAAATAAAGCGATTTATTGAAAAGATTTTTATTTGCCAGCAGCATACTAACTTATGTACTTCTGACCAAAGCTTTATAGTGTCATCTGTACTTTGCCAAGGGACTAAATGCATTTTTTagtgaaattaaaaaaggtTAGATTTAAGGCTTATAGGCTATTCACACTgacgaccatccaccatccaccatccatttcggggatggtccgtaataggctattcacactgacgaccatccaccatccaccatccatttcgggGATGGTCCGTAAGGTTTTGCCGTTCCGAAAATTTCCCAGTtagtccaccatccattttggATGTTCCTAAACCGCACGTTTCTATGCGATAGTTAGCCGATGGTTTTCAAATGCAACTCTGAATAATTGTCATTCACAATGGAAAAATGGTTgcttgagatgccaagcttttttggcacctatgtgtttcaaaaatgaaaagagattttgggttaaactttataattcgtatttaatcttggtggcttagcggaagccgattgcttgctattgccagataaactttatgcgagatcgatatgcaaccaatgcgcagaggggttagcatagaactaaactatagacgacggcgttagatcaaagtgatagccgaagtggcggcagcagatcaaagtagttgccgaagtggcggcggcagagagcccctttagcgggagagcgcagcagctctgcagaacgtcaacgttttacaacataggcggctttctctgctcatacaataataatgttaaagttacggttattcttcagcggctggcccgaacataattccccccgttgggagctagtctctcaacagattccttaaggggcagcaaacatagccgagtgacggccctcctgatgtttcctgaggatgtcttcaggtcagcgacgcgacacactccgtccttgcccaaaacgacatcgaccactctagccagtggccaacgcattggaggaagattttcgtccttcaccagaacgaggtcgttcttgcagatgttttgcgcgggggtacgccacttcgcgcgctcttgcaaaagagtgagatactcttcgcgccaacggctccaaaatatttgctgtagttgggtgacccgctgccagccatccagacgattgtagttaagcttcgttaggtcaggctcgaggatttgctcatgggggccgcctaaaagcagatgagcaggagtcaaaacgtctaaatcatcaggattttctgaaagcgagagcaaagggcgagagttaacaattgcagtgatctgacagatcagagtgcgcagctcgtcgaagctaagcacagatggtccaactgagcggtacaggtgatattttgcggtcttcacggccgcttcccacaacccgccaaaatgcggagagcgaggtgggatgaaacgccagtcgatcgagtcagccaagcaggattcgtggacctccttcatatgccgttcgctcagacaaagcttctttagctccagaagctcgttcttggccccaacgaagtttgtcgcattgtccgaccaaatttgacttggccttcctcgagtggaagtaaaacgctttagtgcgcctagaaacgatgcggtggtcaaatcctttacgagctccatgtgtatagccttagaagtgaaacagatgaatacgctaatgtagcacttgatcggaggcctcgtgcggatttctgatcggtagaaaaaaggtccacagtaatctactccagtgacttcaaaagctcgagatccttccaaacgttccttaggtaggtctcccatgatgtgttcgaccatgcgcggcctagtcctgaagcatctcacacatctgctgacgacccttgacactgccttaacacctccaatgtgccaatattccagcagaattttggatagcaaggcgcgaggtccggcatggaggtttctttcatgataatatcttatcagcgcaaaggtaatggaatgtccctttggcagaatgagcgggtgctgagcgtcaaatcctagcgatgagttgccaagacgacctccaactctaagtagtccagaatgatcgatgaacgggttgagcgaactaatagaactggatttcatgacttgaccattgcgccgaatctcctttatgtccatccacaaatttgccagctgaatgtgtcgaattagaagatgcgttccttgccgaatatcagaaatggtgagtcctggatgcctaagacgatgtataaatttatgcatgtaggcgaatgtgcgctgcatgcgaaagaatgaattcgcaaatttgcatccggacgtgagatcggcatgtggagacgtgattagcaatcctctcttgcgaagctccaaagttgctatgttgttagatggagatacaggccacttatccttggagcctagcaaaaaggatgggccgtgaaaccatagctctgactggataagatggttgggaagcgagcctctcgagagaatatcagcaggatttaaagaggtgggaacatagcgccattccatggctgccgtcaactcctgaattgatgccactcgatttgccacgaaaacttgaaatttagctggctcgtccctaatccaagataatgctgttgacgaatccgaccagcaatagaaccgacctgtaaagattcccatgtcctttacattctgcatgattttcgcaagcaaatgggctccacttaattccagcttaggaatcgatatagtctttagcggcgccactcgcgactttgagcacaaaacgtggctcaaagactgggcttccctggacacgacatacacgcaagcgccatatgcttccaagctggcatcacagaatccgtgaacttctgtagccacactagaacgaagaaccaagcgaggaaatgagatccgagaaatgcttgccaaactatttctcaagtccatccaagttgaatgcaacgctgagggtaggctttcatcccaatccaaattttctctccaaagctgctgaaggaagattttgcacctgacaatgactggatttatcaatccaagagggtcgtagaaccgcgcaatcgtagataaaaccgaccgctttgatggctttgagcttgtgtccagtgcggacaaggcaaaaagcagctgatccgaagcagggtcccacgctaagccgagagttttggcaatgtcgcttccatcattaaactttaggaacttctctatgtcatcttcaggggttccctcaagtacttcctggtgactggagcaccatttcctaagtctaaaattaccacgggacagtaaagctgatgtttggtgcatcttgtccatgacctgtgcgaccgaattaccgcccgaaataaggtcatccacgtaaaactcctgccgcagagcagctgagccaagagggtaggactggtgcatatgatgcaaatcaatgtactccctcataaaggcggaataccgctccttgagtgtaggattacgctccagttttcgctccagactgatgaaccgtcgataagcctgagcataagattctcctaaacgatcagtattgttatttagcggcagacgaactgcatactccccggatggcaaccgtgaaaggtggcttacgaaatgtgcttcacaatcgtcttcttctttggtattcaaaccagcctccacacaattctcgacttcccaaaacatacgaagagttttatccaaccttgcttccatctcagctatcgaatctggacaattgtgcgtagccaaaagcgccgaacttgataccttctgtccaccgccagattcgatccacccaagccgggtcttctgcagaagaggcagtccatcggtgagtttgatttgccctacgcagaggagatcataaaaaacgctcgcaccaatgagaagatcaacccgttgaggatagaaaaatgcaggatcagcgagctgaatgttagatggaatacgccaatcggatacatttactgtcatacttggttgagaatcggtaatcgtgggggcgatgagagcagtaagtgtagttgggtaagcagaggtgcgagaacgcatacaaatgcttatggtggatccctcagtagaaacgctggtatcgcccagcccagacacaagtgcagacgattgaatttcctaagctgaagctgagaaccacggctgtagccagaagcacgacatcagagtgaagaccttgggcagcaagagaggtagacgaaagtagagacgagctgctagcagaattttgagcaacggaaagagtgtccggttgaacggccagatcgggaggagtaatacctgggcagccttgtgttgtgggctgtatactattgaagtgcaacaaactatgatgcctaccgccgcatactcgacattttccactattgcatgcgcgggtccggtgccccggctttaggcaattgaagcatagggaaagcttcttcacttctttgtggcgcagcaacggtgagagatttccgaatatcttacacgagtatattccatggcccgctgagtggcaaaagacgcatacagacgggtcggcggaagatttggaagctacaaacgttttcttaaccaagaattcgaagaattcctctgcggtaggtatagcatccgacgatgtgtgctcctcccatttggtttgcgtcttcgaatccaacttctgcagcagcatgttgatgaccatgaatactgaaatctcctcagcagttcccaatgtctgcaacgctcgcatgtgtaaattgactgcatccgaaaactcccgaagccttttagcagaaggcgagtctaccctctttagcccaagaatcttcttgatgtgtgcctggaaaacaagtcttttgttattaaagcgtttattaagtatatccagagccgcacgataattggcactggagagctctaacgatcgaaccgaatccaaagccgcatcagcgaggcaagagcgaaggtgctggaatttctcgatgtcactgagatccgcatccgcttcaatcaccgatttgaacattgccataaaatccgagaactcgacgtaaccaccagaaaatttaggcaccttcagctcagaaaggcgctgcttgtgagccatgatgatgatactatgtccggaatggcttggcagagtcgtagaatgggcagcggcgtgtgactggcttacttcaacagcagccagcaactcagctttcaacgatatgaaaagagtatcgaagatttcgcgcagctcactcccaatctcgttttgatcgagagcctccaactcattatgggccttattaaattcctctcgaatttctgccaacatatcaaggcgcacctcgacttccgcggcggtcagcttatcgattttattccccgcgaaggattcgccaagcctgtgcaatcgatcatataatgactgacttttacgcttatacagactcagtctggaatcagccaccacaatatttccgcccgcgcctgtattcggatcgttgtccatgttaaccgttgtgcaattcgacacaacaacggaaaatgaaataccgcttaagcgacgatgtatagatgccagagcgagaatgcaagacacgaaaaggcaagaaccgcggctgcagctgcgcagagaatgagagattcgacgcttaaagtaccggaatttgtctataaatattccagccgcactctcactgaatttgcactttaaactgtttttcaacgtgcacccaaatgtatttgttggtagttaaactacccaacaacaaaatattgtataaataataagtgttttaacggaacgcgattaagcaatggttttatatcacttcgggggtcaccaatgtttgagatgccaagcttttttggcacctatgtgtttcaaaaatgaaaagagattttggcTTAAACTtcataattcgtatttaatcttggtggcttagcggaagccgattgcttgctattgccagataaactttatgcgagatcgatatgcaaccaatgcgcagaggggttagcattgaactaaactatagacgacggcgttagatcaaagtgattgccgaagtggcggcagcagatcaaagtagttgccgaagtggcggcggcagagagcccctttagcgggagagcgcagcagctctgcagaacgtcaacgttttacaacataggcggctctctctgctcatacaataataatgttaaagttacggttattcttcagcggctggcccgaacaatgGTATTCACTGCGAAAACGTAAACAATGATTGTgacaaaattaacaaaaaacaaaaacaacaacagaacagCTCGGAAGGACAGCAGACCAAATTTTCGAAAAACTTATTAATAAAATGGATTTAGTGCCAGAAAACTCCACCAGTGGTACGTTGAATagatatatttgttttttattgtttataatatataatattattaCACAATGCAGCAAACAAGAGAAcaacagcaggcggcagggTGAAATGGAGTGCCGCGCTTGAGAGCCTGCTGATTGACATATGGAAGGAGAAAATTGAAGATTTGCGCGAACCACGCAAAAATTCACATGTGTAAATTAAGTTGTCCGTATGTCCAAGTAGCCTTAGCTGCTTGATGCGGTGGTCCTCGTGCGGGTTCCGTGGTATAGAATCCTTTATGAAGATTATGTTGTAGAGATAACTGTCTCTCTTATCACTGGCCTTGTGGTACAGTGGTATAgaattaataattcaaagtgTTTACGGCTGGTTGCCGGAGCAAGGTTTATTAACAAGCGTTAGCTTTCGTTATAAGAACAGAACTAAAACTAGGAGCCACCAGCAAGCTGGGGCATAAGCTGAATCAAAAGTATTTAATTGCCAAAGAATGCAAAGctacaaaatatatgtacttagaGCTACAAAGCTACAGTCGGTAAGCCGACTTGGCATAAGCGATAATGCTGATCTTGCGGCATGTGCAAGATATCAGATTACCGCCGGTTGACCGTCACATTCAGGGCGCTGAACTGAAGTTCGCTGATTTGGCATCTTGAGTGCAAACAACATGGAGCAGAGCACATTGGACAACGACAGTaagttttattaatttattgctaaaaaaatatatttcatttaaggTGTTCATTGCAGATCCtgatgagtacttttcggATATTATTGAGATGGACCTGGACGGATCTTGTAGCTCCAGCACCTTGTCTGGGCGTccgccaaagaaaaagaaaaagaccgACATTTCGTGGCTGGCAGAGATCGCCCAGGAGCGTCTCGAACAACAAAAGGACCACCACAGAAAGAAGGAGGAGCACGACGTTAGGCAGGAGAAGATGGTGCAGGACTTGATCAGCACCCAAACAAAATTCCAGAACGACTTATTAGACTTATTAGAAATGcccaaatgcattttccaccACTCGCCTAGCTTTGGAAAGGTTGTAGTTAAACGTGCGCTGTTCCAAAGAGGCGACTGTGGAAAACGGGTAAGGTTTCATCAGCTTTTTAGAAAACCTAAATGCCGAGTCCCCGATAAGCATTACAGGGACGTTTACTCCGCTTATTTCCTTGGCTTTCTCTTGGAGTAATGCCGATGCTTCGATATGTTTTGCACGGCTTGACTTCTGGTATATCATCGAGTCATTGCACCTTCCTGCAGAGccgatatttacatatgtaaatctgtatctaaaaagaatcggatttaaataatttaggaCATTAAACCAACTTgctaaatacatatttttttgCAAGATATTTGCATACCTATAATCCACTAGGGCAAACAAGACTGTGGAATACCAGCCCTTATAGTTATGGTGGTCTACTGCCTCAGGTGCTGGTGGTTTTATTTCGATGTGGCATCCATCTAGAATAAAAAGGAAGTTTAAAAACCAATTTATATGTAAACATATTGCTGAAGTTCTTATTGATATCCTACCAATTGCACCTAGGCACTGAGGAAACCCAATTGCCTCGAATCCCTTTACGCACTCATCAATTTTGTCGGAAGTTAGGTAATTGGGCGACATGTACTCCTTCGAAAACTCGTCGATAAGTGCTCTGCAAAACTCGTGCAGGATATTACACACACTGTTTGGAGCTACACCGAAAAGCCTGCCAACTGTTCGGTACTCAGAGGACGAGCCCAAAGTGTATAGCGCAATGGCGATGCGCTTTTCCAAAGGAATTGCAGCTCGGCAGTTGGTGTCCTTCTTTCGCAGCACTTCAAGCCGATTCACTAAAATATCAAAGCAGGGCCTCTCCAATCGGAAACTCTCTTTGAAAAACGCCTCATTGTTTTCTGGTACATCTTTCTCCCAAAATGTCCCGAACCGCTTCTAAAACCATAAAATATGTCCTTGTACTTTAAACTATGGTTGAAGTTAGTAGAAGTACTCACAAACGACCATAATCTTCCTggcttttgtgtttttatggcAGTCATCTGCGTCATCTCATCCTCGTCAATGTTAaagtcatcatcgtcatcatcattattCATTGACAGCAACATTATTAGTTGGtgcaagaaaatattttgctgttgAACCACAGCCGAAATAATTGCTATATCTTCATCATCCATTATAAGAACCAAGAATTAATAAATCTTCCGCGCAAATTTAA is part of the Drosophila miranda strain MSH22 chromosome Y unlocalized genomic scaffold, D.miranda_PacBio2.1 Contig_Y1_pilon, whole genome shotgun sequence genome and harbors:
- the LOC117190562 gene encoding uncharacterized protein LOC117190562, giving the protein MEQSTLDNDNPDEYFSDIIEMDLDGSCSSSTLSGRPPKKKKKTDISWLAEIAQERLEQQKDHHRKKEEHDVRQEKMVQDLISTQTKFQNDLLDLLEMPKCIFHHSPSFGKVVVKRALFQRGDCGKRVRFHQLFRKPKCRVPDKHYRDVYSAYFLGFLLE